TTCAGGCTCACGATTGGGACCTGGAACTCGCGATCTCATCCTTCACCTCCTCCAATCCGCCGGGACAAACTTCAGCCACCGACAATAATACCACCGTTGATTCCAATTCATTGTCTCATGATGGTCAAAATTCCATTGACCGCTCCGATTCTCCTGGAAATGTCGTTGCTGGGCCTGGTTTGGCTTGGAGACTAATCACCTTACCTTATTCCGTAATTTCTGGAAGTATCGGCCTCATTTCGGTGGCTGTCGGGCTGGGTCTATGGGCAGCTGGTGGTGTTTTGTCGTATTCTTTGGGAATGATCGGCCTGGGTTCGAGTTCGAGCCGGAATGGTGAGTCATCAGCTCGTCTGGCTTCGGTTTCGGCCGCGGCTTTGGAAGCGATGGAGTTTGTGTCGGCCTTTGAGAGAGATTATGGGAGTTTGAAGCCTAATTTTGTTTCTGAGGGTTTCATGGACGCTTTGCAGAGGTCAAGGGGTGCGTTCAAGCTGTTGTTCGTGTATTTGCACTCGCCGGACCATCCCGATACGCCTTCATTTTGCGAGGGGACGTTGTGTAGCGAGGTGCTTGCGGCGTTTGTGAACGAGAATTTGGTTGCTTGGGGTGGGAGTATTAGGGCTAGTGAAGGATTTAAAATGAGTAATAGCTTGAAAGCTGCGAGGTTCCCATTTTGTGCAGTGGTTATGCCTGCCACGGATCAGAGGATAGCTTTACTTCAACAGGTATCGCATCAGGAGTCTCTATTTAGCTTTGCTTCAGtaagaaattttttaagttgttttacttgtgatttgttgtttttttaattattgtttgttGGAGAATTGTTTATTTATGGGGAATGAGGTGACTGTTGAGTGAACTGTACAGGAGGTTTTTGAGTTCCTGGTGTTCTTGCTGTAAGAAGAAAAACTGAGTTGGGATAAAAATGGATTTTAATGattgaaagaggaaaaactttATAGTTTCTCTTTGGTTTCATGAAGTTTATACGTTTATCTGGTAAcagtaaatgaaaaaaatattggaaatgTTATGAAACTGTTAGGATGTGTTCCGAGTCGGAATGAATCTGTCTATTCTATCATTTGATAATATGTGATGGTGAAAAGTCATGATGCTTAATAGTTTTAACCTAAAGTTGACAAGTTTTATTTGGATTATATGGAAGCATTTACTTCCTCCCTAGATGttcctttttcattttgaaattggTTGGTTAGTTGTATTTAACCAGTTCATTTCACTGTCCTTTGTTTAACA
This sequence is a window from Mangifera indica cultivar Alphonso chromosome 20, CATAS_Mindica_2.1, whole genome shotgun sequence. Protein-coding genes within it:
- the LOC123204104 gene encoding plant UBX domain-containing protein 10-like, whose protein sequence is MVDVADKLAYFQAITGLEDPDLCTEILQAHDWDLELAISSFTSSNPPGQTSATDNNTTVDSNSLSHDGQNSIDRSDSPGNVVAGPGLAWRLITLPYSVISGSIGLISVAVGLGLWAAGGVLSYSLGMIGLGSSSSRNGESSARLASVSAAALEAMEFVSAFERDYGSLKPNFVSEGFMDALQRSRGAFKLLFVYLHSPDHPDTPSFCEGTLCSEVLAAFVNENLVAWGGSIRASEGFKMSNSLKAARFPFCAVVMPATDQRIALLQQIEGPKSPEEMLGILQRVIEESNPVLLQARLDAEERRNNMLLREEQDAAYRAALEADQARERQRREEQERLEREAAEAERKLKEEEEARERAAWEAAEREAALAKLRQEKALALGDEPEKGPNVTQVLVRFPNGERKERRFHSTAAVQLLYDYVDSLGCLDVEDYSLVSNFPRVVYGSEKLSLSLKEAGLHPQASLFVELN